A window of the Cytophagaceae bacterium genome harbors these coding sequences:
- the neuB gene encoding N-acetylneuraminate synthase gives MSKVLIIAEAGVNHNGDFSLAIKLIDEAKKAGADIVKFQTAVPELVMSKFAEMADYQIENTGKKESQLEMARKIHLPLDAYKKLQDYCEKVGIEFLSTPFDMKSIDVLIDLNQRIFKIPSGEITNLPYLEKIGKLGKEVILSTGMSVIEEIADAIRVLVSAGTPENKITVLHCNTEYPTPMKDVNLLAMNDLRDKLGVKIGYSDHTKGIEVPIAAVALGATVIEKHFTLDNTMEGPDHKASLEPVELKLMVDLIRNIELAMGDGLKKVSDSERKNMVIARKSILAAKDIKKGEVFSEENLIVKRPGNGISPMKWHDIIGKVAIRDFIEDELIEI, from the coding sequence ATGAGTAAAGTTTTAATAATAGCTGAAGCAGGAGTAAACCATAATGGTGATTTTAGCCTCGCCATTAAGTTGATTGATGAAGCCAAAAAAGCCGGAGCTGATATTGTAAAATTCCAGACTGCCGTGCCGGAGTTGGTAATGTCAAAATTTGCCGAAATGGCTGACTATCAAATAGAAAACACCGGAAAGAAAGAATCACAATTGGAAATGGCAAGAAAAATACACTTGCCGCTCGATGCCTACAAAAAGCTTCAGGATTATTGCGAAAAAGTGGGAATTGAGTTTTTGTCAACCCCATTCGATATGAAATCGATTGATGTTTTGATAGATTTAAACCAGAGGATTTTCAAAATACCATCTGGTGAGATCACCAATTTGCCTTATCTTGAGAAAATCGGAAAGCTGGGAAAAGAGGTGATTTTGTCCACAGGAATGTCAGTAATTGAAGAAATCGCCGATGCGATTAGGGTTTTAGTAAGTGCAGGCACTCCTGAAAATAAAATTACTGTTCTACACTGTAATACTGAGTACCCTACTCCAATGAAAGATGTTAATCTTCTGGCGATGAATGACCTAAGAGACAAACTTGGTGTAAAAATCGGTTACTCAGATCATACCAAAGGAATTGAAGTACCAATTGCGGCAGTAGCTTTGGGGGCCACCGTCATAGAAAAGCATTTTACATTAGACAATACAATGGAAGGCCCTGACCATAAGGCTTCTTTGGAACCTGTAGAATTGAAACTGATGGTCGATTTAATCCGGAATATTGAACTTGCAATGGGCGATGGCTTAAAAAAAGTAAGTGATTCGGAAAGAAAAAATATGGTAATCGCCAGAAAAAGCATTCTTGCTGCCAAAGATATCAAAAAAGGGGAAGTTTTCTCGGAAGAAAATCTAATTGTAAAAAGACCCGGAAATGGCATTTCTCCTATGAAATGGCACGATATTATAGGCAAAGTAGCTATAAGAGATTTTATAGAAGACGAACTGATAGAAATTTGA
- a CDS encoding ATP-grasp domain-containing protein, producing the protein MAKINILFLGGAKRVSLAERFIDAGNILGHEVSVLGYELDSYVPLAAIGKIIIGKKWNDPELFSHINSTIADFQIDIILPFVDPATTILSKFRPENPKTFIPVSSGETCNIFFDKILANNWFIENHFPVPGFQHEQFPLIAKPAKGSASQGLIFIDSESDFIDFQKYYDSNSYLIQKKIIGKEYTVDCYVGKDGEIKSVIPRIRLETNGGEVTKSKTIYHADIIRISNEILKKAGFSGPITIQFLEDEKGIYVMEINPRFGGGVIASIEAGANIPLFVLKDFLNLDIEAVKDFKVNKLMVRANREFFFDI; encoded by the coding sequence ATGGCAAAAATTAATATACTTTTTCTTGGAGGTGCCAAAAGGGTTTCATTGGCTGAAAGGTTTATTGATGCCGGGAACATACTTGGGCATGAGGTCTCTGTTTTGGGTTACGAACTTGATTCTTATGTTCCTTTGGCAGCAATTGGGAAAATTATTATTGGCAAAAAGTGGAATGACCCGGAACTGTTTTCTCATATAAATAGCACCATTGCTGATTTCCAGATTGACATTATTTTACCATTTGTGGATCCGGCAACTACAATACTTTCAAAATTCAGACCTGAAAACCCTAAAACCTTTATTCCCGTTTCATCAGGAGAAACCTGTAATATTTTTTTTGATAAAATACTGGCCAACAATTGGTTTATCGAAAATCACTTTCCGGTTCCGGGGTTTCAGCATGAGCAATTCCCTTTAATTGCGAAACCGGCAAAAGGTTCAGCTTCGCAGGGACTGATTTTCATTGATTCAGAATCAGATTTCATTGATTTTCAAAAATATTATGATTCCAACTCTTATTTAATTCAGAAAAAAATTATTGGAAAAGAATACACTGTAGATTGCTATGTGGGAAAAGACGGAGAAATTAAAAGTGTAATTCCACGAATCAGACTTGAGACCAACGGAGGCGAAGTCACCAAAAGCAAAACGATTTATCATGCTGATATTATTAGGATTTCAAATGAAATTTTGAAGAAAGCAGGTTTTTCCGGACCAATTACGATTCAATTCCTGGAAGATGAAAAAGGGATTTATGTGATGGAAATTAATCCCCGATTTGGAGGCGGAGTTATTGCCTCCATAGAAGCAGGAGCAAATATTCCTTTATTTGTGTTGAAAGATTTCTTAAATTTAGACATTGAAGCGGTAAAAGACTTTAAAGTGAATAAGTTGATGGTTAGAGCTAACCGTGAATTTTTCTTTGATATTTAA
- the neuC gene encoding UDP-N-acetylglucosamine 2-epimerase (hydrolyzing) — MARYYRQSSYKRFYRRRTDRNLKKICFVTGTRAEFGLLSPLMRLFQKDDTFELQIVATGMHLSPEFGLTYKEIEKEGFFINEKVEILLSSDTKAGMVKSTGLALLSFPDVFTRLSPEIVIVLGDRYETFAATTAAFMMQIPIVHISGGDVTEGAIDDALRHSISKMSALHFTALEAYRKRVLQLGEQPSTVFNVGALGIDNIKNLNLLDIHDLRKSIDWNELENYFLVTFHPVTLESESIENQMNQLFDALNAFPEIKVLFTLPNSDSDGRKIIELIKNYSALEPTRIKYFTSLGQLRYLSAAKNALAVVGNSSSGIVEIPSLGVPTVNIGKRQSGREAAESVINCDAQKDAIIDALKLAISTSFQDKIKSIKNIYGEGNTASKIFEIIKNHKFEEISKKFYDIK; from the coding sequence ATGGCACGATATTATAGGCAAAGTAGCTATAAGAGATTTTATAGAAGACGAACTGATAGAAATTTGAAAAAAATTTGTTTCGTAACCGGCACCCGGGCAGAATTTGGTCTGTTGAGCCCACTAATGCGTCTGTTTCAAAAAGATGATACTTTTGAGCTGCAGATTGTGGCCACCGGCATGCACCTTTCGCCTGAATTTGGGCTCACCTACAAAGAAATTGAAAAAGAAGGCTTTTTCATCAACGAAAAAGTAGAAATACTGTTATCAAGTGATACAAAGGCAGGAATGGTGAAATCTACAGGTCTAGCTTTGTTGAGTTTTCCTGATGTTTTTACAAGATTATCTCCGGAAATCGTGATAGTATTGGGCGACCGATATGAAACCTTTGCTGCCACCACCGCCGCATTTATGATGCAGATTCCGATTGTACACATTTCTGGTGGTGACGTGACCGAAGGTGCAATTGATGATGCGTTACGGCATTCTATTTCAAAAATGTCAGCATTGCATTTTACTGCTTTGGAGGCTTACAGAAAAAGGGTTTTACAGCTGGGTGAACAACCTTCCACGGTTTTCAATGTTGGGGCTTTAGGGATTGACAATATCAAAAACCTAAATCTTTTGGACATCCATGATCTGAGAAAATCAATTGATTGGAACGAGCTGGAAAATTATTTTCTTGTCACATTTCATCCTGTTACTCTGGAATCAGAATCTATCGAAAACCAGATGAATCAGCTTTTTGACGCTTTAAATGCATTTCCAGAAATAAAAGTATTATTCACCTTACCAAATTCAGATTCTGATGGCAGAAAAATCATTGAACTTATCAAAAATTATTCGGCATTAGAACCTACCAGAATAAAATACTTTACCAGTTTAGGTCAATTAAGATATTTATCAGCGGCCAAAAATGCACTTGCTGTGGTTGGGAATTCTTCAAGTGGAATAGTAGAAATTCCTAGTCTGGGTGTACCTACGGTGAATATCGGAAAAAGACAATCTGGCAGAGAGGCGGCCGAAAGTGTGATTAATTGTGATGCTCAAAAAGACGCTATCATAGATGCACTTAAATTAGCAATATCTACTTCTTTTCAGGATAAAATAAAAAGTATTAAGAATATTTATGGCGAAGGAAATACCGCTTCAAAAATATTTGAAATCATAAAAAACCATAAATTTGAGGAAATCTCTAAAAAGTTTTACGATATAAAATGA
- a CDS encoding LegC family aminotransferase produces the protein MIPLSVPNISGNEWQYVKECLDTGWVSSVGSYVNKFEDIIKNYTGAKYAIATSNGTSALHIALQLSGVQAGDWVICPNITFVASANSISYCGAKPLLIDIEEDTWQMDLKLLKKYLQKNTEIINNECVIIETGEVIRAIMPVHILGHLVDIKEVLKIAKEFHLKVVEDSTEALGSFFDDKHAGTFGQFGTLSFNGNKILTTGGGGIILTNDENLAKKAKHLTTQAKASATEYYHDETAYNYRLVNILAAIGVAQMEQLPEFLKVKKRISERYLEAFKDDNNIIFQKQLSDSKPNNWLFTVRVNDKNGLIAFLKENQIEARPFWVPMNSLPMFKENIYVTEKDFSHLIYDSCVSIPCSTSLSPEDQEQVISKIHEFYGKN, from the coding sequence ATGATTCCATTATCAGTTCCCAATATTTCAGGCAATGAATGGCAATATGTAAAAGAGTGCCTTGACACTGGTTGGGTATCATCAGTTGGAAGCTATGTCAACAAATTTGAAGATATAATTAAAAACTATACTGGTGCCAAATACGCAATCGCAACCTCAAATGGTACTTCGGCACTTCATATCGCACTTCAGTTGTCAGGAGTACAAGCCGGTGACTGGGTAATTTGCCCAAACATCACTTTTGTGGCGTCGGCAAATTCGATCAGCTATTGCGGGGCTAAGCCTTTACTGATTGATATAGAAGAAGATACGTGGCAAATGGATTTGAAACTTCTTAAAAAATACCTTCAGAAAAACACAGAAATTATTAATAATGAATGTGTTATTATTGAAACCGGTGAAGTAATTAGAGCCATAATGCCGGTTCATATACTGGGTCATTTAGTTGATATTAAGGAGGTTTTAAAAATAGCAAAAGAATTTCATCTGAAAGTTGTTGAAGATTCTACCGAAGCTCTGGGTTCATTTTTCGATGATAAACACGCCGGGACATTCGGGCAATTTGGCACTTTGAGTTTCAACGGAAACAAAATTTTGACCACCGGAGGCGGAGGAATCATATTAACCAACGATGAGAACCTGGCTAAAAAAGCAAAACATCTTACTACTCAGGCCAAGGCTTCTGCCACTGAATATTATCATGATGAGACTGCTTACAACTATAGACTCGTAAACATACTGGCTGCTATTGGGGTGGCCCAAATGGAGCAACTTCCGGAATTTTTGAAAGTTAAAAAAAGAATCTCAGAAAGATATCTGGAGGCTTTCAAGGATGATAATAATATTATTTTCCAAAAACAACTATCTGATAGTAAACCCAATAACTGGCTTTTCACTGTAAGAGTAAACGATAAAAATGGTTTGATAGCATTTTTAAAAGAAAACCAAATTGAGGCACGACCTTTTTGGGTTCCGATGAATTCATTGCCTATGTTTAAAGAGAATATTTATGTTACTGAAAAAGATTTTAGCCACTTAATATACGACTCTTGCGTTAGTATCCCTTGTTCTACCAGCCTTTCGCCGGAAGATCAGGAACAGGTTATCTCAAAAATCCATGAATTTTATGGCAAAAATTAA
- a CDS encoding SDR family NAD(P)-dependent oxidoreductase, protein MIWKNKKVLVTGADGFIGSHLVEHLIEQGAQVKAFVYYNSFNSWGWIDSFPKELKDKIEIFAGDIRDPFGVKKAVEGVDVVFHLAALIAIPYSYYSPESYVSTNVTGTLNVLMACRELNIERLLVTSTSEVYGTAITVPIDEKHPRQGQSPYSATKIGADAIADSFYRSFNLPVTIVRPFNTYGPRQSARAVIPTIITQLLHGSKEIKLGALHPTRDLVFVKDTVRGFTEIAATEQTIGQEVNIATQNEISVLELAEMLISLINPDAKIVSDDNRHRPKNSEVERLLGSNAKLQDLTGWKPGISLKEGLCQTIEWFSKEENLRNYKSDIYNL, encoded by the coding sequence ATGATTTGGAAGAATAAAAAAGTTTTAGTCACAGGTGCTGACGGTTTTATTGGTAGCCATCTGGTGGAACATCTGATTGAGCAAGGTGCCCAGGTAAAAGCTTTTGTATATTATAATTCGTTCAATTCGTGGGGCTGGATTGATAGTTTTCCAAAAGAATTAAAAGATAAAATCGAAATATTTGCAGGTGATATCAGGGATCCGTTTGGTGTAAAAAAAGCTGTTGAGGGTGTTGATGTGGTTTTTCATCTTGCAGCTTTGATTGCGATTCCTTACAGTTACTATTCGCCGGAAAGTTATGTTTCAACTAATGTAACGGGCACACTAAATGTTCTTATGGCCTGTCGGGAGTTAAATATTGAAAGACTTTTGGTGACCTCCACTTCAGAGGTTTACGGAACGGCCATCACTGTGCCAATAGATGAAAAACACCCCAGACAAGGACAATCGCCCTATTCTGCCACGAAAATTGGAGCCGATGCCATAGCTGATTCGTTTTATAGAAGTTTCAATCTTCCCGTAACCATAGTAAGACCATTCAATACTTACGGCCCAAGACAATCGGCAAGGGCCGTCATTCCAACCATTATTACCCAGTTGCTTCATGGAAGTAAAGAAATAAAGTTAGGGGCTTTACATCCAACTCGTGATTTGGTTTTTGTGAAAGATACCGTTCGCGGTTTTACTGAAATCGCGGCCACAGAACAAACTATAGGTCAGGAAGTTAACATTGCTACTCAAAACGAAATCTCTGTCTTGGAACTGGCAGAAATGCTGATAAGTCTGATTAATCCTGACGCAAAAATTGTGAGTGATGACAACCGGCATCGTCCTAAAAATAGTGAAGTAGAAAGATTGCTCGGAAGCAACGCCAAGCTACAGGACCTCACCGGTTGGAAACCGGGAATAAGTCTCAAAGAAGGTCTTTGTCAAACCATTGAATGGTTTTCAAAAGAAGAGAATCTTAGAAACTACAAATCAGACATTTACAACCTATGA
- a CDS encoding nucleotidyltransferase family protein, with protein sequence MNRLVTDNHKTGRDALKLLNESHGIVAPVLFVLENNRIIGSLTDGDIRRGLLAGLQIDDSIEKFLNKNFRYFIENNWGKSEIIQLKKLNIRFVPEINSEGNFVRILDLEHQNASLPLSAVIMAGGKGERLLPLTQNTPKPLLKVGEKPIIEHNIDRLIKFGITDIYLSVRYLAEQLVEYFGDGSAKGCNIHYIFEDEPLGTIGALSKIENLQNENIILLNSDLLTNIDYEEFYRIFKEEEADMAIASTPFDVNVPYAVLEFSEGKNIRTFKEKPKYTYYSNAGIYLIKADLLNRIPKNEKHDATDFLNGLLSDGFKVISEPIHGYWLDIGRIEDYFKAQEDIRYINL encoded by the coding sequence ATGAACCGCTTGGTAACCGACAATCACAAAACAGGCAGAGATGCTCTTAAATTGCTCAACGAGAGCCATGGAATAGTGGCACCGGTGCTTTTTGTACTGGAAAACAACAGAATAATCGGCTCCCTTACCGATGGTGATATCAGAAGAGGGCTTTTGGCTGGCCTTCAAATTGACGATTCAATTGAAAAATTTCTAAATAAAAACTTTAGGTATTTTATTGAAAACAATTGGGGTAAATCTGAAATTATTCAGCTTAAAAAACTTAATATCAGGTTTGTTCCTGAAATAAATTCTGAAGGCAATTTTGTAAGAATACTTGACCTTGAACACCAGAATGCCAGCCTTCCATTAAGTGCGGTTATAATGGCCGGGGGAAAAGGTGAGCGGCTTTTGCCTTTGACACAGAATACGCCAAAACCTTTATTAAAAGTTGGTGAAAAGCCTATTATTGAGCACAATATTGACCGGCTAATCAAATTTGGAATTACAGATATTTACCTCTCTGTAAGATATTTGGCTGAACAACTGGTAGAATATTTTGGTGATGGAAGTGCCAAAGGTTGTAATATACACTATATATTTGAAGATGAACCATTAGGAACAATTGGGGCATTAAGCAAAATTGAGAATCTCCAAAATGAAAATATAATTCTTCTGAATTCTGACTTATTGACCAACATCGATTATGAGGAATTTTACAGGATATTCAAGGAAGAAGAGGCCGATATGGCCATTGCTTCAACCCCATTTGATGTAAACGTTCCGTATGCCGTGCTCGAGTTTTCGGAAGGAAAAAACATACGCACTTTCAAGGAAAAGCCAAAATACACTTACTACTCCAATGCTGGTATCTATTTGATTAAAGCAGATTTACTTAATAGAATTCCAAAAAATGAAAAACACGACGCCACTGATTTTCTAAACGGTCTGCTTTCTGATGGATTCAAGGTTATTTCGGAACCAATACATGGCTATTGGTTGGATATAGGCCGCATTGAAGATTATTTTAAAGCTCAGGAAGATATTAGATATATAAATTTATGA
- a CDS encoding HAD hydrolase family protein, which yields MQLIIDMDGTICTEEKTYSRSMASPLPRAVEKINKLFEEGHTIIIYTARTWMEFEMTTHWLQTHGVKYHQLMMGKPIGDMWIDDRANKFTDWETTYQQVQEKAKKK from the coding sequence ATGCAGTTAATCATAGATATGGATGGTACTATTTGTACCGAAGAAAAAACTTACAGCAGGTCTATGGCAAGTCCTTTGCCAAGAGCAGTCGAAAAGATAAATAAGCTATTTGAGGAGGGTCATACCATCATAATTTACACGGCCCGAACCTGGATGGAGTTTGAGATGACCACGCATTGGCTACAAACCCATGGTGTTAAGTATCACCAATTGATGATGGGCAAACCTATCGGTGATATGTGGATTGATGACCGTGCCAATAAATTTACTGATTGGGAAACCACCTACCAACAAGTACAGGAAAAAGCAAAAAAGAAATGA
- a CDS encoding acylneuraminate cytidylyltransferase family protein: protein MSKYSDCLFVIPARWGSKGIPGKNIKLLNGKPLIQYSIDYARNFVSDEQICLSTDSQEIIDIASQSGLKVPFLRPQHLAGDQSSTFDVLNHAIAFFEHQNKYFENLVLLQPTSPFRVKKHFEEAYLEASEEANVVVSVTEESQNPYYNVYEENESGFLKISKGEGNYTRRQDCPPVYAFNGSIYIFKIEALKKAASFRDFKTIKKYVMEEVYKVDLDTPAQWQYCEYLISNNILKPE, encoded by the coding sequence ATGAGCAAATATTCCGACTGTCTGTTTGTAATCCCGGCCAGGTGGGGCTCCAAGGGAATTCCCGGAAAGAATATAAAACTACTGAATGGTAAGCCTCTGATTCAGTACTCTATTGATTATGCCAGAAATTTTGTTTCTGACGAGCAAATCTGCTTAAGTACAGACTCGCAGGAAATAATTGATATTGCCAGTCAATCAGGCCTTAAAGTGCCTTTCTTACGACCACAGCATCTGGCAGGCGACCAAAGTTCCACATTTGATGTTTTGAATCATGCCATTGCATTTTTTGAACATCAAAACAAATATTTCGAAAACCTGGTGCTTCTCCAACCCACTTCTCCTTTTAGAGTCAAAAAACATTTTGAAGAGGCTTATCTGGAAGCATCAGAAGAGGCAAATGTTGTAGTTAGCGTGACTGAAGAATCCCAGAATCCTTATTACAATGTATATGAAGAGAATGAATCAGGATTCTTGAAAATTTCGAAAGGCGAAGGAAATTATACCCGTCGTCAGGACTGCCCTCCAGTCTATGCCTTTAATGGCTCTATTTATATTTTCAAAATAGAAGCCTTAAAAAAAGCTGCTTCTTTCAGAGATTTTAAAACTATAAAAAAATATGTAATGGAAGAGGTCTATAAAGTGGATCTCGACACACCTGCCCAATGGCAATATTGCGAATACCTTATTTCCAATAATATCTTAAAACCAGAATAA